AAAATGATTGATCAAGAaggtgaagaagacgaagaggcCGTTACTAAATTACTTGGTTTGAACGATTATATCCAGTCGTTGATTGAAAAGTAcgatttcttgaagaaTGGCGATTTCACCAATGCTGGTCAAGTAGCGGTGAATCCTATTCCTGGCACTGAAGAAGGCAGACGTAAACGTAATGTCAATAACAAGGCTGCTCTTATAGAGTCGttaattgatattgatggcGATGATAACGATGCTGGAATCGGGTCTTCAAGCAgtactggtgctactggtggcacttcacaacaacaaaatactGGAAGTGCCAGTGAAGACTTGCTGGGTGCTTTTGACAATCTGTCATTTGGCGGCAGTGGAGCTAATACTGctactggatctggtgctggaagtgGTGGATTTGGCAATGGGTTTGGCCAAGGTGGTAATATCTCACTTGGCATTTCGACACCTtctccaccaccatcaacTATATCGGGATCGCAATTATCGATTCCCACGGCACCATCTCTTATTGGCGATTTTGGTACAAACAGCGTTTATAGTGGTATGTCGACACCAAGTTTGACGACCGGAACTGCCACTATTGCCTCGACTTTACTTACTGCATCGGCTGGAAATGCCACGCCCAAGACCCATTCACGAACCTCGTCCTTGTTGGACGATTCTGACTGGACGAATTTCGAGTCCGGTTCGTCGAGCCACGCTGCTGGCGCCTCGGCGTACCCCAAATCCGATGTTGCCGTGCTCGATTCGACTGCTCTATCTATCCATTTCGACGTAGTCCGCCAATCTGGTACTGAAGTTTCTATTAAAGCTATATTCTCCAACAAATCAGCCACTCAGCCCATCTCGAACCTGAACTTCCAACTGGCAGCTCCCAAATcgcaactcctgcgaatGGAGCCCCAATCCGGCAGCAACCTGCCACCCTTGAGCCAAGCCGGAGTCGTCCAAAACGTTCGTCTCACCCTCTCACAACCCAGCGAGCCCGGCTCCGCCAAGCTCAAACTCAAGTGGAAAGTCTTTTTTGTCCTCGGCCCCGACAGCAAAGAGCTCTCCGGCACCATTGACAACATCAATGTCTAACCCTGGCTATATAACCTCGCTGCCGAAATATAACAGTGGAATACTggcacctgcctccggcggctggggctccgccccagaccccgtagctcctgcttcgcaggagatccgtgaagcttcttctgggggttgtgccccagaccccgtggctcctgcttcgcaggagatggcgggGACCGTGAAGTGAGGGAGTGAACAGACGGTTCTTCACAGGGTACCGCGGACCGTTTCGTCGgcgaaaccgactcgagcgaagcgagaggagccacggggtctggggcagagccccagccgccggaggcagaaccgGTCCCCGGTACATGAACCGTGTTGCCGGAGGTAGATCTGGTCGTTAAATAGTGATGTATTAGTATTCTACATGGTTCGTTAGACATAAATAAGAAGAGTTTGGGGGTGGATGGATGAGGGGTTATTTTGGCGGGGCAGGGTTTGTTGGTGGTTGGTGACGGGCcgcttgttgctgttgttgcatCTGCTGTCGCATGACTTGGGCCatgatttgttgttgttgagctgCTGTGACTTGTGGTGAAGTGTGACTGGTTGGCGAAGCTCGTTGTTGGGCTTGTGCGTGAGcatgagcttgagcttgggcATGAGCGTGTGCCTGAGCAGCTCGAGCTCTGGCTTGTGCTTGTTGAGCCTGAACTTGAGCTTGGGCTTGGGCTTGTGCCTGTTGTTTGGCGTACAGAGCAGCTTGAACTTGCTGGGGTCCAGGAACCATTCGAGCATTGGCAGTCATGGTCGGTGAAGGTCCACCAGGAACAGAAGTGGCCGCGACGAGGGTTGGCGAAGGAACACTTCCAGGATGTGTCACCACAGTTGGAGAAGGAACTCCAGCAGGTCGGACATTGGCCATAGTTGGAGACGCTATGGTCGGTGATTGAATACCATTTgcaccagcaacaccgGCCACTCGACCTTGAGCTTGAACTGGACCCTGACGAAGTCCTtgttgagcagcagcagctgctgctaatcGCTGGgtttgttgctgttgctgctgttgctgttgttggacTAAccgctgttgttgctgtaattgctgctgttgttgctgttgttgctgctgctgctgttgttggagctgtttctgttgtAGCAGGTACCGTTGGATTTGAGCATGTGCCAGTTTAGTCACTTGCTCTGGAGTCATGTTAGGATGTTGAGCAGCTAATGAGTTGACGAGGTTTGTAATATGTTGTTGACTTAATAATGGAGTCACTTGTccagcaggagctacaCCAGCTACAGATGCTGCAGGCGAggtaccagcagcaggagctcCAGTTCCACCAGCTACTGATGTCTGTGGCATTACTGGACttccagctgctggcgAAGTGCCTGCTACAACTGGTGTAGGGGGCGTAGCACTTCCAGCAGTCCTTgcaacaccagcacctgctgttccattagcagcagcggcagcagccgctgctgcttgttgctgttgtcgCAACATTTGACGGTGTCTTTCCAATTGATACATGTGCTGGAGCTGTTCAGCAGACATTCTTGGCACTTGTTGACCATTGACTCCATTAGCTccattagcagctgctggaatTCCTTTAACTGGCATTGGTGGTCGTGGTTGTTGGcctcctgctgctacaaGAGGCACTGATGGAGCACCAACTCCTGTAGCTATAGGTTGTGGTACAGGGCCTCCAGTAACTGCAACTCGTGaagctgctactgaatTTGGTCCATTCTGACCAGCATGTCTGGCGGTAGCACCacctgctgccgctgctgctgctgcaactgCTGAAGTAGCACCTCCAGACGCCAATTGAGAATTGcgttgctgttgttgggcATATGCTTCGGCAATAGCCTTGTCTCGTTCATGTTTCATTCGTGACAGTTCTAATGGTGAAGCTACATTCATTTTATTGCCATCATTCATTTGAAGTTTGCGTTGCACAGAGTTATTTGGTTTCGGTGCGTTCTCTCTTTTCCGCATATTCTTTCGAATAGCATCCAACATACTAGCCCATCGAAGTCTTTTATGTCCACGTTGAATCGATTCGTTAGCAACTCCTAAAGGCGAGATTCTTCGCTTGGTCAGGGTCTGAGCTTTGATGGATGCATCCATCCAGATCTGCGCCTGTTGAGCATACTGTCCTTTCAGCTCGGTCAGTGGAAACGATGGGTTTAATTGGTGCCATCGCTCAAAACACTGCCATGGGGTACGTCTTTCAATATTAGAAATGTAGCCATAGGTTGTGACTGGTTGCATATGCATCGACACAATGTTCCAATTATACATGAAATCTTTGACCAACTTCAACAGCTTGTTATCGTCCTGCGGTAACCAAAGTGTTGGAGTTCGGTATTCCAGATATTTGAGGTTTGGTGGTTGAGGTGCCTTGATAACGTATCGTCGGTGACTGTCATGACTGAATATAGGTCTTCTTTTAGTCTCCTCTGGTTCAGATGGCTCTTTGATCTTGGGTGATTCATCGCTAATAGTATCCAACACCACCCGTTGCCAACCACGACCGAGATCGGGGGCAGAAAGAAACCGTGTGACTGAAGTCAGCGACAAACTATCAAACTCGTTGATATATGGAGCAGTGATATTGAATGTTGGCAGTTGTGGCAGCatattaaatatttctTTGGATGCAGAGTTGAGTGAATCAAATGACATGTACACTTTAAATGGGCTTTGGTGAAGTTGTGGTTTTTCTTCGTCGACACTCTCTTCGTTCTTGTTTTTAATGGGCACGAGCGAATCCAGCCATTTCCCAGACTCAGCAGAATCTGAACTTAGAAGTTCTGGGTTGATAGAATCTTGTTTCTCCACCTTGACCAGCGCTTtactttcttctttactATCAGCATCGCCGTCCTTGGCATTagcttcagcttcagcatcagcaccaacaatGACATCACCATCATTGTTCGACTGCTCGGCCACCGCaacttcattttcttcaactgcatCAGGAATATCCAGTTTCATCGACTCATCcccatcagcatcaacttcctgatcctgatccttCTCTTCCGGCTCTGTCTTCAAATGCACTATTGGTTTGAACTTGACGCACGTAGCATCCTTTCCAAACTTCCAATAGTCCCTAACAGCACAAGCAATTTCATAGCACACGGCAATTTTCAGTTTGCGCTCTTCTTTATATGCGATTTGCATCCATCTCATCTCGTCGAGCAGATTATCCCAGTGAGTCTTCGGCCGATACGGCCCTTTAAACTTCATATGCTGGCGTAAACTCCATTTTTCAGCCCGTTTCAACTCTTCGATTCGTGCATGTACAACTGCCAACTTCCCTTCTAAAAGTGCCAATTGATACCCATCTGTAGTCAGGGTCTTGTTGGCTGATGGTAGTAGTTTCGAGAGAGGAAGTGTCTGGGTTGTATAATACAACTCTGCCAATGGACGTCGACTCTGAGGTGGCTCAGGCAATCGATCTGGCACCACGAAAACCATGACTTCTGGTGGAGGAGTTGGTCCAGTTACAGGCGGAGTCGAGCTGTCACCAGCCTCTGAACTCGGTGGGCTGTATGTAACATATGTGATATTCTTTTGATTGGCACCATTTGGCGGTGGAGTGGATCTCTGACTCCTTCGAATTGCAGTCATACTCTGTCTTGGCAGAGGAGGTTGTTTAGAAGGTGCGGATAGCGTACCGGTTGCCATCGAAGCACCTGCACCAGCAATTCCCTTGGAATCGGCCTCACCACTGTTAGAACCTGTTGAGGCTCCATTTCCACTTAAAACACTCGCGGtttcagcagctgttgTGGcatcagaagcagaaatcGAACCTCCTGGACCACTACCAGCCACACTTCTAACCGTCGTAGTactagcagtagcagtagtagtCTGAGGATTGATTGAAGGAGGAGCTGATTTCACACCACCTGAAGCCAATGCCGGTAAAGAAGCCGACACAGAGCTCATACTTCGCGAACCAACCGCAGCTGGACCCGAACTTGGTCCATTTAAAGCCcgcaactgctgctgttgctgttggagattgagctgctgctgatactgctgctgagtgATGGACAGCGGCGGTTCTGTACGCGCTCGTTTAGGTCCATTTCCCAAATAATCGTCTGCCGGACTCGGAAGCGTGACATCGTTAAACACAACACCGTTTTCCATATCGTTCTGGGCCAAAAACCCTATGACATTCTCATGTTCACTCCTGATCTCATCCCGCGAGATAGGACGCACCGGATATCGcgacaaataataaaactCCGTGAGCTTACGCTTCCGATCCCGAACAACATCGCTGCACTGCTGCCGTCGTTTCTCGATGGCCTGAGCGCGTAGCGTCTCCATTCTTCTCACCTACGGGCCTGTGTTCCTGTTAGATTTGGGGGTCCtgtgctgcctccggcggctggggctgcgccccagaccccgtggctcctctcgctacgctcgagtcgaacgtccacggtcccagcaactcctgcgaagcaggagcaacggggtctggggcggagccccagccgccggaggcaaaaccTCCGTCTTCACGTACCTTTCCGCTGAAACAACACAGATGTCAACACAGCACACCAGGGAGAGGGGTCTGTCGTGGGGTTGGTTCTTGTGCCACCAGGCAGCTGTGTCACTTGTACAGGGCGACTCGTCCAGTCCcgttttgtttctgttgaaaGAGGTCGCGTGGGTCCACCGGGGGCTGTTGGGTCGGTCGTGCTCGTTGATTAGGCAGGGTCCATTATCAAATTCACAAAATCGCTGAAAATTACGTCCCGGGCAAGGGTCCCGTCCGATAAGCGAATGCGTGGAGATGGCGGTCTGAGGCAGGGTCTGGCTGGGAAGTTCAATTCGGGGAGCTAGGGCTCGGAAATTTGGGTATAAAGGGGACTTGTGGAGGCGACTGGAAGACAGAATTTGCTATAGAGTTGTTAGTGtttttgctggtgctgtcgCTGGTCGAAAAAAGTCAGGTGAGAGCTCAGGTAGGGCCACTTGCACTAGTCACTTTATTCTTCTGAAAACTGGAGCAATTGAGCCAGAGAAGAGTCTGGAAATTCATACCACGAAGAGGAGCTTGTATCCGCTTGAAAAAGATGGAGAAGAGGGAAATTGGATGAGAGACAGTCCTGGATATTTCGGTCACGACCGGCTCCCCATAGGTCCGTTAGGTGAATATGTTGTCGCATTATGCAGGTTTAAGGTTGGTTAATCATTATACAGATAATTCAAAAAGAGGAAGTATTAAAACCCCCTGATCCCGACTATTACTAAAGCTTGAGTTTATGCCGGGGTATATATATCAGACAGACCGCTGTGTGGACAACTAAAATTTAAGTGTGCTTCTGTCAGgaattattttgattaCCTAAAagtttttttatttatttcattttatttcttttggTCATATTTCAACTGTGTTCTCGGCTGTTTTTTTGTCGTTTATGTCGGCTCACCAGAATAATATTCAATTTTGCAAACGTGCCAGCGGGTCCGAAATATCAGAAGTTTTCCAGTGACAAACTATAGAATAGAGCACGccctgaaaaattaaaattgGAAAAGGTGAATCGCTAACATGGACGATGAGGAGCTGCAGCAGAGATGCGATGTGACTTTAGATGATGACAGTCTGCTGGAAGAAGACAAGATTGAACAGATTGAACAGATAGTCGACGAGTTTTATGGCACTAAGAACTGGTCTACAAGTGACAAAGAGCGGTTGGTACTCGATATTTTATGGACTCATCGAAACAAACGTACTCAGAATATCAAAGCCAAGTCGGCCTCGACGGCTAGTGTCGCGAATAGTCGACGAGTAACTGCCAAAGTTGTTCAAACCACTATCTCCAAGCCACTAATAAACCCACCACCTTCGGATCCCTCGAAATTAGAGCCTCGAAAACCTATCGACCTGGGAAATGGGTTTCATAATGCTGGTACCAGATCCTCACCATCTCCCCAGACTACCGCCGTGAGTCATGGAGAGGGAGGTGCCAATGGTGCTAATGGCGGTGCTAATGGAAATAGTAACGCTAATGCTAGTGTTAATGGTGAGAAGTCGGATATTTCTCAGCAGGGAGCCATGTCTCCCTTTGATATTCTACGAAGTATTCttggagaagaaaacaCTGACGAGCAAATCCATCACGCTTTGCAAAAGTCAGAGTTTGATATTCAGGCCACTTTGAGTTTACTGATGTCGAAATCTGGTGATGAGTCCACAGACGATTCTGACATTACTTCCTCTAcaccagcttcttctgctggtggtcaaAGTACTGGCACCGATGTTGATTCTGCCGTGGTAAAGATGGTCCCAGAAAGAACTACAAGTTCTTCTCCTCAAACCTCTGGTGTTTCAGTTTATCCTAGAACAGATTCTACTTTCACACCTGCCAAGCCAGTAGTCCACTCCAATAACCCATTTATCTCGTCTATTCCACATGTTGTAGAGATAACTACTCCTGGTCAGGAGAAGGTCATGTGCAAGTACTTTCTGCAGTTTGGAGAGTGTCTTCGGGCTGACTGTAAATACAGCCACGATCTGTCGTCGAGAATCTGTAGATTTTGGCTAAGAGGAGAGTGTCTTGCCGGTGACAATTGTGTGTTCCTTCACGAGGTTCCTCAAGAACTCCTCGACAAATGGTCATTATCCGACGGCCCCAATAGCCAAACAGGtctatcagcagcagctgttgctCCACAGAAAGTGACCTTAACTGAAGATGAATTTCCAGCATTAGGGGCACTTGGAGGAACAtcgaaaaagaaacaaacatCAGCGCCAGCACCAACACCCGCTATTACAGCTCCCAAACCAAGTCCATGGGGTGGCGGACAGTTTCAATTCAAACCACCTACAGCATTCACACCCAGCCGTCAGCTAGAAAACAACGAGTTTGTGCCAAGAATCGGGTCTGAACCTGTGAGTTCGTCACCCTCACCAGGTCCCAATATCCCAGTCAGCACACCACCCAAGCCTTCGACAGGTTCTCTACCCAAAGTAATCAAACCCCTTAACAAACTTAATCGGTCTGTTGTGGCTATTAACATGCCACGGTCAATTCCCTGGGTCGTTCCCGAAACGAACCCTGGTTATGAAGAGTACTTATCGTACCGACTGGCCGCCTTGAGACAGGGCGAAATGAGGAACAAGTACCTACAATTAGCAGCCGACAGATGGAATAAAAacgatgctgctggtgccagtgCACTAAGTAAAAAGGGCCAGAAACACAACTCCGAGATGATAGATTCGTACATGATGGCATCAGACCTTTTATACGAACTCCGCCACGAGTCTCCCAACAGCGAGATCTTTATCGACCTCCACGGAATGGATCTTGACGAGTCCGTTGACAGACTGCACGAAGTGCTCTGCGAGATCGAAGAGTCGGAAAAAGACCAGCCACGGCCCGTCTACGCCATCTGCGGAGCAGGTCACCACCTGTCACACTCTAAAAAGGCTGTCGACGACAAACTGTCCAAACACGTCAAAGAGTTCCTCGACACCAAGGGCTACGAGTGGAAAGACTTCAAAACGACCGAAAAACGGTTCGGCAAAATCATCGGCATCGACCCGTGGTCGCACATATAACCCGAAAAGAATAATTAAACACGGTGGCcacactgcctccggcggctggggctccgccccagaccccgctgctcctctcgctgcgctcgagtcgttccgtccacggtcccagccatctcctgcgaagcaggagccacggggtctggggcggagccccagccgccggaggcacaactcCTAGTTCGCGAATCTGTTTATTCTCTGGTATATTCCATATAAGTGTCGTGCATGCTGTGGGGGCCTTCTTCGAGGTGCGAGTGGTAGAGCGGGAGGAATCCCACTTTTTTGTACATGTGGAGACCCATCTCGGTGGCTGATAGGGAGAATTTCTGTGGCCCATAGGTGGTgtattttttgtcttttgagATGAAGGGAGTGGGTTCCGAGGGGACGGTGGCCATACATTCTCGCATGAGAGCCTGGCCAATGCCTCGGCCCCAGTAGTCAGGGTGGATGGCAAAGTTCATGATGTGTACTGTTTTGTCTCTGGGATACAGCTCGTGGGTCAACTGTTTGTAATCGTAAGTAGCGAGCTTGTCGTCTCGGTCAGGGTCTGCTGGAAACACTTTCTCAGCGGCCTCGGCTTGTTTGGCGTCCAGCAGTCGATACCGCTTATTCTGAAGTGGATGTATTCCGTATCGTAGAATCAAGTACCAGCTGTAACAATTGAATCTAATTTTATGCCAGAACTTTGTTAAAGTCCACTTCAGCCAGCCTAGTCCATGAAGAGAGTCGGGCCGTAGCTCACGGACAAGACCCTGGGCCATGTGTTTGGGATATACGCAGTCCCAGAAACCAATGAGCTTTTGAGCGTTTCCGTTGCTATCCTTCGAATACAAACCGAATCCCGTGTAACCATCCATCCCTGTGTGGTTCAATGAGATGCGGTACATGAAATAGTGGATAACGGTGTTGTAAGCATGCTGTCTCTGTATCCTCAATTTCAGTCTTTTCAACGCATCATGGGGCTCTGCCTTGAATATCGAGGCCTCGTCTGTTTTGTATTGGAAACTGTCTCCCAGAATATACTCGAACTGAGGAGTGTCAGCAAAAGCTGCTAGATCCAGTTCATAGATCTCAGCGGCGTCTCTTAAACTGAAAGTGTTCGGGTCAAACCGTTTGAGCACAAACTCGCTTTCTGGTCCAAAAAAGTCAGTCATTTTCTCAACAATGAACCTCTCTAACAAGCGGAATAAAAATTTAACTTCGCAGACGAGATTATTGTGGCGTTTATATACCTCGAAATGTAAACAATGTATGAGTGACTAACCGTGATGCCGTACCTAAACATGAGTTCCGATGCGTCGATCTCTTCTTAGCCACCGAGCCTAGCTTATCCAGCCAGTAGCCATTCCATCTCCGATTTCAAATTATAAAATATgaactcaaaaaaaataaccacaacaaccacaCTCCCAAAAAGCCTGACTTCCAGAGCTCATTTCCGAAAAATTCTCGTTCTGAATTCAGCTAGTCGGTTCCCCCTGACAgcaccccctgaaatttcCCAGTGCATACAGCGCCGATCGCCCAAATGTCACAATCTTAACTCCGACACCTGCTTCACGACGCAtgtctccggcggccgggctccgcccggacctggaTGTTTTCTGCAATATCCCGGCCTATCGCACCATCCGACAACTCTGTTACGATTTCCTCCTCAAAAGGTTTTCAAAATACCACGACCAGCACCGCCAACAGTCGAGCCTTCTGCCCAGGGTCTCTGCTCTCAAAAAGACTACCGATAAACCTATCAGACGGGACTATTTTCCCCCAGCGAGAACTAAAACCGACCCCGGAACGACCCCGGAACGACCCCGGAACGACCCCGGAACGACCCCTCATCCCCCagagctcgcgaagcgagcacaaccaggtccgggcggagcccggccgccggaggcacgacccccAGTACGCGGACCCCGGCCGGGTCCGCAGACGAGTCAGTTAACGTAGATAAATAACTAGGCTACTTGGTACTTGGCAGCGACCTTGTCGAAGAGGTCGGACTTTTCCTTGAGCGCCACGAGCGACGGGTGGTCGCGCTGGACCTGTTCCAGCTTGCTTTCGTAGTCGGTGTAGTCTTTTCCGTTGAGAATGGCCGAGGCAATGGCATTAGCAAGCACCTCGGGGTTCTCAGGCTCTAACTGAAGAGCCTCGGAAATCAGCTCCTCGCCTTCTGGGTACCGGCCAAGCTCGATTTGTGCCACACCCTGTCCTAACAAAGACCGGGCCGACGCCACTCCACCGGTAGCAAGCTCTTCATAGATATAAAAAGCCGACTGGGCCTTTTCAGGACCTAATCGGAGATTCGTCCATGCCTCGCTGACATTAAACACGACATTATCTTGAGCCCATTTGCGGGCCTCGTTGACCAATTTAGCGGCCGAATCAGGCCTGTTCTGGATCAAATGGATCTGAATGATCAAAGAAACACACTCCAAACTGCCCTGATGCTGTCCTAGCAATTGTAAAGCTTCAGGATACTTCTTTTCGGCCACCAGCACTAGTCCACCGATATATTGGACAGTGGCATTCTCGGAATTCGACTGGATCAGTTTCTCTACAGCAGCCAATCCCGTCTTAATACCGGCCTGGTACTCGGCATATGCCTTGACCACTGCCAGATCTGGCTCAGTCGACCCATTTAAT
The Sugiyamaella lignohabitans strain CBS 10342 chromosome A, complete sequence genome window above contains:
- the EAF1 gene encoding Eaf1p (Component of the NuA4 histone acetyltransferase complex; acts as a platform for assembly of NuA4 subunits into the native complex; required for initiation of pre-meiotic DNA replication, likely due to its requirement for expression of IME1; GO_component: GO:0035267 - NuA4 histone acetyltransferase complex [Evidence IPI] [PMID 15353583]; GO_component: GO:0035267 - NuA4 histone acetyltransferase complex [Evidence IPI] [PMID 15485911]; GO_component: GO:0000123 - histone acetyltransferase complex [Evidence IPI] [PMID 12672825]; GO_component: GO:0005634 - nucleus [Evidence IEA,IEA]; GO_function: GO:0003677 - DNA binding [Evidence IEA]; GO_function: GO:0003682 - chromatin binding [Evidence IEA]; GO_function: GO:0003674 - molecular_function [Evidence ND]; GO_process: GO:0006281 - DNA repair [Evidence IEA]; GO_process: GO:0006281 - DNA repair [Evidence IDA] [PMID 16135807]; GO_process: GO:0043623 - cellular protein complex assembly [Evidence IMP] [PMID 18212047]; GO_process: GO:0006974 - cellular response to DNA damage stimulus [Evidence IEA]; GO_process: GO:0016568 - chromatin modification [Evidence IEA]; GO_process: GO:0016568 - chromatin modification [Evidence IPI] [PMID 12672825]; GO_process: GO:0006355 - regulation of transcription, DNA-templated [Evidence IEA]; GO_process: GO:0006351 - transcription, DNA-templated [Evidence IEA]): METLRAQAIEKRRQQCSDVVRDRKRKLTEFYYLSRYPVRPISRDEIRSEHENVIGFLAQNDMENGVVFNDVTLPSPADDYLGNGPKRARTEPPLSITQQQYQQQLNLQQQQQQLRALNGPSSGPAAVGSRSMSSVSASLPALASGGVKSAPPSINPQTTTATASTTTVRSVAGSGPGGSISASDATTAAETASVLSGNGASTGSNSGEADSKGIAGAGASMATGTLSAPSKQPPLPRQSMTAIRRSQRSTPPPNGANQKNITYVTYSPPSSEAGDSSTPPVTGPTPPPEVMVFVVPDRLPEPPQSRRPLAELYYTTQTLPLSKLLPSANKTLTTDGYQLALLEGKLAVVHARIEELKRAEKWSLRQHMKFKGPYRPKTHWDNLLDEMRWMQIAYKEERKLKIAVCYEIACAVRDYWKFGKDATCVKFKPIVHLKTEPEEKDQDQEVDADGDESMKLDIPDAVEENEVAVAEQSNNDGDVIVGADAEAEANAKDGDADSKEESKALVKVEKQDSINPELLSSDSAESGKWLDSLVPIKNKNEESVDEEKPQLHQSPFKVYMSFDSLNSASKEIFNMLPQLPTFNITAPYINEFDSLSLTSVTRFLSAPDLGRGWQRVVLDTISDESPKIKEPSEPEETKRRPIFSHDSHRRYVIKAPQPPNLKYLEYRTPTLWLPQDDNKLLKLVKDFMYNWNIVSMHMQPVTTYGYISNIERRTPWQCFERWHQLNPSFPLTELKGQYAQQAQIWMDASIKAQTLTKRRISPLGVANESIQRGHKRLRWASMLDAIRKNMRKRENAPKPNNSVQRKLQMNDGNKMNVASPLELSRMKHERDKAIAEAYAQQQQRNSQLASGGATSAVAAAAAAAGGATARHAGQNGPNSVAASRVAVTGGPVPQPIATGVGAPSVPLVAAGGQQPRPPMPVKGIPAAANGANGVNGQQVPRMSAEQLQHMYQLERHRQMLRQQQQAAAAAAAAANGTAGAGVARTAGSATPPTPVVAGTSPAAGSPVMPQTSVAGGTGAPAAGTSPAASVAGVAPAGQVTPLLSQQHITNLVNSLAAQHPNMTPEQVTKLAHAQIQRYLLQQKQLQQQQQQQQQQQQQQLQQQQRLVQQQQQQQQQQTQRLAAAAAAQQGLRQGPVQAQGRVAGVAGANGIQSPTIASPTMANVRPAGVPSPTVVTHPGSVPSPTLVAATSVPGGPSPTMTANARMVPGPQQVQAALYAKQQAQAQAQAQVQAQQAQARARAAQAHAHAQAQAHAHAQAQQRASPTSHTSPQVTAAQQQQIMAQVMRQQMQQQQQAARHQPPTNPAPPK